One window from the genome of Mesotoga infera encodes:
- the surE gene encoding 5'/3'-nucleotidase SurE yields the protein MKILLTNDDGIQATGIRSLAKRLSRSHEVTIFAPESNRSGVSHSITWLTPVRIRETNTIENVSSFCTSGTPADCVIAATTIKGINSFDLVVSGINHGQNLGVDIRYSGTLSAALEARTQGIPAMAISIVSEENADFIAAVDFSENFVREYNWNKLPRHTVLNVNVPAIPRDKIRGISCTRPGGLIKRRWFEKKVNEWGEEEYWMQKEILHDSHEEDLDYVNVNKGFISVSPIDFFGSCEESFRLSLEEDLKIFEARWLNKGNEKFSMASFEQ from the coding sequence TTGAAAATACTTTTGACTAACGATGATGGAATCCAGGCGACTGGAATAAGATCTCTAGCAAAGAGACTCTCAAGGTCTCACGAAGTAACGATATTTGCACCCGAGAGCAATCGAAGCGGGGTAAGTCACTCAATAACCTGGTTGACTCCAGTGAGGATACGGGAAACAAATACTATAGAGAATGTTTCCTCGTTCTGTACTAGCGGGACACCGGCCGACTGCGTTATTGCAGCGACTACAATCAAGGGCATCAACAGCTTCGACCTCGTTGTAAGCGGAATCAATCACGGCCAGAATCTTGGCGTGGACATAAGGTATTCCGGTACGCTTTCTGCAGCGCTTGAAGCGAGAACTCAGGGTATCCCGGCGATGGCGATCTCCATTGTAAGTGAGGAGAATGCTGACTTTATCGCAGCCGTAGACTTTTCTGAGAACTTCGTGAGGGAGTACAACTGGAACAAGCTCCCGAGACATACCGTTCTTAACGTTAACGTGCCTGCGATACCAAGAGACAAGATCCGGGGAATCAGTTGCACGAGACCGGGCGGTCTCATAAAAAGGCGTTGGTTCGAGAAGAAAGTGAACGAGTGGGGTGAAGAGGAGTACTGGATGCAAAAAGAGATCCTTCACGATTCCCATGAGGAGGATCTTGACTACGTGAACGTAAACAAAGGCTTCATATCTGTGAGCCCGATCGACTTCTTCGGATCCTGCGAAGAGAGTTTCAGGTTATCCCTGGAAGAAGATCTGAAGATATTTGAAGCGCGCTGGTTAAACAAAGGCAACGAGAAATTCTCGATGGCTTCTTTCGAACAATAG